The Xanthocytophaga agilis genome has a window encoding:
- a CDS encoding cytochrome c — MSKYTYIVFVASLCLCLVHWACSRPGVQAAVHTAVSTESAKDSVIIDSVRWPESFSLGHVATEAEIQAWDIDVRPDGKGLPAGSGNFVDGQQLYAAKCAVCHGKTGKEGPNNQLVGGADVKEKTIGNYWPYSTTLFDYIRRAMPFNQPGSLSDKEVYSLTAFLLAANRIIDSTTVLNAETLPKIQMPAQKYFVPDDRRGGPEVR; from the coding sequence GTGAGTAAGTATACATATATCGTTTTTGTAGCCTCTCTTTGTTTGTGCCTGGTACACTGGGCATGTAGCAGACCGGGTGTACAGGCAGCAGTACATACGGCTGTTAGTACAGAAAGTGCCAAAGATTCAGTGATAATTGATTCGGTTCGCTGGCCGGAAAGCTTTTCTCTGGGTCATGTGGCCACCGAGGCTGAGATACAAGCATGGGATATCGATGTGCGTCCTGATGGAAAAGGCCTGCCTGCCGGATCGGGAAATTTCGTAGATGGACAGCAATTATATGCTGCAAAATGTGCCGTCTGTCATGGAAAAACAGGCAAGGAAGGCCCAAACAATCAACTGGTTGGAGGTGCAGACGTAAAAGAAAAAACCATTGGTAACTATTGGCCTTATTCTACTACCCTGTTTGATTATATACGTCGGGCTATGCCGTTTAATCAGCCTGGTTCCTTATCAGATAAAGAAGTGTATAGTTTGACAGCCTTTTTGCTGGCAGCCAATCGGATCATTGACTCAACAACTGTACTCAACGCCGAAACATTACCCAAAATTCAGATGCCTGCTCAGAAATACTTCGTACCTGATGACCGAAGAGGTGGACCTGAAGTACGATAG
- a CDS encoding TonB-dependent receptor, whose amino-acid sequence MKTFTSSFLSEKLFSKITPSLLIVTLLGANNLHAGTIRSGTTFFVKTSASQAVPIEGKVTDEKGNGLPGITILIKGTSSGTTTDADGKFALAVPDENAVLVLSYIGYKTKEVSVGKQKNLSIALEPDTKQLSEIVIVGYGTQERKNLIGSVTKVNPAETKSIPTGSFDAQLQGQAAGLQINSNTGVPGDGIFIRVRGTTSINAGNDPLYVVDGVFINNTSLQTVNTGGRATSPIADINPADIESIEVLKDASATAIYGSRGANGVVIVTTKRGNYNAKPQLNFNHSQGWAWAPENRLWKLTTGPQHAELINEYWVNSGIDNPALKQTYENRPFRPKSEGGRGLPEEQNTYDRLHELFRTGRVANYDLSLNGGSKATKYYIGGGYTRQEANIKPIYFERASFKVNLDQQINDKVQIGVSNTLSRSFRNQARAGDGPQGGLLQSALHTPTYLPEYNEDSTPARWAGFDNLKVLLDNYDVNTVSLRYIGNLYADIELLPGLKLHSSFGIDYNHYDESEYWNDKTQLGASPTNGLATSSLTQNSTWLNEQTLSYRKSFGTQHTFGALIGNSLQSNVQNNTAAQGSGFPSNSYKQISSASTRTSSQSWTKSTLASFFGRVDYNYASKYFIELSVRADGSSRFGANNRWGYFPAIGAAWRIKEESFLKDIEFISDLKLRGSYGITGNQNGINNFAARGLWSGEGGYPDNTTGGDLAGTAPQQLGNPNLRWEKTRQFNAGLDLGLLNGRIGVEFNVYSKYTTDVLLEEPVPAITGFNSYYSNIGEISNKGYELAITSENIRKGDFSWRTSFNISGNVNKIEKLPVPINMYNRNWVRMEQGHSMYSFWLYKQEYVDTQTGQAVFQDVNTDGSITASDRQIIGNAVPKFFGGVSNTITYKGFDAGIIFSYQYGNKVFNLNRFFGEGGGTRDANRVLFASQLKRWQKPGDVTDVPRLTSVGNNYKLEQNSRFLEDGSFLKLSTVTVGYTLPKELTTRVRIEKLRLYVTGSNLFIVTKYTGADPESNVTSSQTVQGLDLGTPPQPRSIQVGVNVTL is encoded by the coding sequence ATGAAAACTTTTACAAGTAGTTTTCTGAGCGAAAAGCTATTTTCTAAAATTACACCTTCTTTACTTATTGTCACCTTACTTGGTGCCAATAACCTTCATGCCGGAACTATTAGATCTGGCACTACTTTTTTCGTGAAAACATCTGCTTCTCAAGCAGTTCCTATTGAAGGAAAGGTTACCGATGAAAAAGGCAACGGACTTCCCGGAATCACGATTCTTATCAAGGGTACCAGCAGCGGTACAACCACCGATGCAGATGGTAAGTTTGCTCTTGCTGTTCCGGATGAGAATGCTGTGCTGGTTCTCTCATATATTGGTTACAAAACAAAGGAAGTATCTGTTGGAAAGCAGAAAAACTTATCTATAGCGTTGGAGCCTGATACCAAACAACTCAGTGAAATTGTCATTGTGGGATATGGCACACAAGAACGTAAAAATCTGATTGGATCTGTAACCAAAGTAAACCCGGCTGAAACCAAGAGTATCCCCACGGGTAGCTTTGATGCCCAGCTACAGGGACAAGCTGCAGGTTTGCAGATAAACTCTAACACAGGTGTGCCTGGTGATGGTATCTTTATACGAGTAAGAGGTACTACTTCCATTAATGCAGGCAATGATCCATTGTATGTGGTGGACGGAGTATTTATAAACAATACCAGTTTACAAACGGTCAATACCGGAGGTAGAGCTACTTCGCCTATTGCCGATATCAATCCTGCTGACATTGAAAGTATTGAAGTATTAAAAGATGCATCTGCTACTGCAATCTATGGTTCCAGAGGTGCGAACGGTGTTGTGATTGTAACAACCAAACGTGGGAATTATAATGCAAAGCCACAATTGAACTTCAACCACTCACAGGGTTGGGCTTGGGCTCCTGAAAACAGATTGTGGAAACTGACCACAGGTCCTCAGCATGCGGAACTAATCAATGAATACTGGGTTAATTCAGGTATCGATAATCCTGCACTAAAGCAGACATATGAAAATCGACCTTTCCGGCCTAAGTCAGAAGGAGGACGAGGTTTGCCAGAAGAACAAAACACCTACGACCGACTACATGAGCTTTTCCGTACAGGACGTGTCGCAAACTATGATCTGTCTTTAAACGGGGGATCGAAAGCCACAAAATATTATATAGGAGGTGGTTATACCCGCCAGGAAGCGAACATTAAACCCATCTATTTTGAAAGAGCCAGCTTTAAAGTCAATCTGGATCAGCAGATCAATGATAAAGTACAGATTGGAGTGAGCAATACTCTTTCACGTTCATTCCGGAATCAGGCACGTGCAGGAGATGGTCCTCAGGGCGGATTGCTTCAATCAGCATTACATACCCCTACATATCTTCCTGAATACAACGAAGATAGTACACCTGCCAGATGGGCTGGATTTGATAACCTGAAAGTATTGCTGGATAATTATGATGTAAATACTGTCAGCTTACGTTACATCGGCAATTTGTATGCAGATATAGAACTTCTGCCTGGACTAAAGTTGCACAGCAGCTTTGGTATTGACTACAATCACTATGATGAGTCTGAATATTGGAACGACAAAACACAGTTGGGGGCTTCTCCAACCAATGGCCTGGCTACTTCGTCCCTGACACAAAACAGTACGTGGCTTAATGAGCAAACTCTTTCCTACCGGAAATCCTTTGGTACACAACATACCTTTGGAGCCCTTATCGGAAATTCACTACAAAGCAATGTGCAAAATAATACAGCTGCTCAGGGTAGCGGTTTTCCAAGCAATTCGTATAAACAGATTTCCTCAGCTTCTACACGTACTTCATCACAAAGCTGGACAAAAAGTACACTGGCCTCCTTCTTTGGGCGGGTAGATTACAACTATGCCAGTAAGTATTTTATCGAATTGAGTGTACGTGCTGACGGTTCTTCCCGCTTTGGGGCTAATAACCGTTGGGGTTATTTCCCGGCAATTGGGGCCGCTTGGAGAATCAAAGAAGAAAGTTTCCTGAAGGATATTGAGTTTATTAGTGATCTGAAGTTGCGTGGGAGCTATGGCATTACTGGTAACCAAAACGGCATCAACAACTTTGCTGCAAGAGGCCTATGGTCAGGAGAAGGTGGGTATCCGGATAACACTACAGGTGGAGATCTGGCCGGAACTGCCCCTCAACAGTTAGGAAATCCAAACCTGAGATGGGAAAAAACACGTCAGTTCAATGCCGGTCTGGATCTGGGCTTACTGAATGGACGTATTGGAGTAGAATTCAATGTATACTCCAAGTATACAACTGATGTGTTACTGGAAGAGCCTGTTCCTGCTATTACTGGCTTTAACTCCTACTACAGTAATATCGGTGAAATCAGCAATAAGGGATATGAACTGGCAATTACCAGTGAAAACATTCGCAAAGGAGATTTCAGCTGGAGAACTTCCTTTAATATATCCGGAAACGTAAATAAGATTGAAAAACTGCCTGTACCAATCAATATGTATAACCGTAACTGGGTACGTATGGAACAAGGACATTCCATGTATTCTTTCTGGCTTTACAAACAGGAATACGTAGATACACAAACAGGACAAGCTGTATTTCAGGATGTAAACACTGATGGTAGCATCACCGCATCTGATCGTCAGATTATAGGAAATGCAGTGCCTAAGTTTTTCGGAGGAGTATCCAATACTATTACCTACAAAGGGTTTGATGCAGGAATTATATTCTCCTATCAATATGGCAACAAGGTATTCAATCTGAACCGTTTCTTTGGTGAAGGCGGTGGAACCCGTGATGCAAACCGGGTATTGTTTGCCAGTCAGTTAAAACGTTGGCAGAAGCCGGGTGATGTAACAGATGTGCCACGTCTGACTAGCGTAGGCAATAACTATAAGTTGGAACAAAACAGCCGCTTCCTGGAAGATGGTTCATTCCTGAAGCTTTCTACAGTAACCGTAGGATATACACTACCTAAAGAATTGACAACCCGTGTCAGAATTGAGAAACTGAGACTCTATGTAACTGGTAGTAACCTTTTTATTGTCACAAAATACACGGGTGCTGATCCGGAATCTAATGTTACCAGCAGCCAGACTGTGCAAGGTCTTGACTTAGGAACTCCTCCTCAGCCACGTTCTATCCAGGTAGGAGTAAATGTTACGCTATAA
- a CDS encoding DoxX family protein — translation MSAINVTYLSPDLETDTSWTKAEKVLFRFFFIYFFLQIVPLDWKFYRDLFAINWFDLHYRDIFYLSRYIPRLFADSPSFADWGVIALVALAGTLVWGFLDTKREEYTSWQYALRVLLRYRLAAGVIGYGFIKLFPLQSPYPSLSNLNTYYGDFTDWKLFSLSLGIVPSYESFLGGVEILAGLLLLNRKTTTVATLIILPFTGNVFMSNLAYSGGEYVYSFFLIAIALFLLSFDIKRLFTLLTLEKPTIPNRYHPVFEGKWKAIRIVLKSAFIFLFVFLYGFKSYAGYQVGSYQYPQKAGLSNASGLYNVRTFRINSKELPYSKTDPVRWQDVVFEKWATISVRLNQPVSLAPEKRTEELYEKDEERQYELAGTTGRTYYSYQLDTTQHLLYLKNRNKDKPNDTLILHYSRPDSTQIILSGLTQSKDTLYVVLDKIQKKYLLEEVQRQGRQKALKL, via the coding sequence ATGTCAGCCATAAACGTAACCTACCTGTCTCCTGATTTAGAGACAGATACATCCTGGACAAAAGCAGAGAAAGTTCTGTTCCGTTTCTTTTTCATTTACTTCTTTTTACAGATAGTACCACTGGACTGGAAATTTTACAGAGACTTATTTGCTATCAACTGGTTTGATCTACATTATCGGGATATATTTTATCTGTCCCGGTATATACCCCGTTTGTTTGCTGATAGCCCTAGTTTTGCGGATTGGGGTGTCATAGCTCTGGTGGCCTTGGCCGGAACGCTGGTATGGGGTTTTCTGGATACAAAACGTGAAGAGTATACTAGTTGGCAATATGCATTGCGGGTTTTGTTGCGCTACCGGCTGGCAGCAGGTGTAATAGGCTACGGCTTTATCAAATTGTTCCCTTTACAATCTCCTTATCCCTCGCTAAGCAATCTGAATACCTACTATGGAGATTTCACAGACTGGAAGCTGTTTTCGCTGAGTCTGGGAATTGTTCCATCCTATGAATCCTTTCTGGGAGGAGTGGAGATTCTGGCTGGGTTGTTATTGCTTAACAGAAAAACGACTACGGTTGCTACACTGATTATTTTGCCATTCACCGGAAATGTCTTTATGTCCAATCTGGCATATTCAGGTGGTGAATATGTATATAGCTTCTTTCTGATTGCCATTGCGTTATTTCTGTTGTCGTTTGATATCAAACGATTATTTACCCTACTCACTCTTGAAAAACCAACTATTCCCAATCGTTACCACCCTGTTTTTGAAGGCAAGTGGAAAGCCATACGGATAGTTCTAAAGAGTGCATTCATTTTCCTGTTTGTATTTCTGTATGGATTTAAGAGTTATGCCGGATATCAGGTAGGGTCATATCAGTATCCACAAAAAGCAGGTTTGTCAAATGCCAGTGGATTATACAATGTACGTACGTTCCGGATCAACAGTAAAGAACTTCCGTATTCTAAAACAGATCCGGTTCGCTGGCAGGATGTGGTATTTGAGAAATGGGCTACTATCAGTGTTCGTCTTAACCAGCCTGTGTCCTTAGCGCCTGAGAAAAGAACCGAAGAGTTGTATGAAAAGGACGAAGAACGTCAGTATGAACTGGCAGGAACGACTGGCAGGACATACTATAGCTATCAGTTGGATACTACTCAGCATCTGCTGTATCTCAAAAATCGCAACAAAGACAAGCCTAATGACACGCTGATCCTTCACTATAGCAGACCTGATAGTACACAAATTATTTTGTCAGGTTTGACTCAGAGCAAGGATACACTCTATGTAGTGCTGGACAAGATTCAGAAAAAATACCTGCTGGAAGAGGTACAACGCCAGGGAAGACAAAAAGCTTTGAAGTTGTAA
- a CDS encoding YceI family protein yields MKRISFLFLAIVASVLVSFIGNKTSKGQTTLKVDTQASKLVWTGKKFTGQHTGNIALTSGNLIVTDGKLKGGTFEIDTRTITVTDITDSEQNAKLVKHLKGDDFFGVEKFPKATLTITSATPKGGDAYDLSGKLTIKGVTNTVNFPAVAKIEKDKATATAKIVVNRTKYDIKYGSKSFFPNIGDKFIYDDFELDVNIVATGQSTATAKAK; encoded by the coding sequence ATGAAACGTATTTCCTTTTTATTCCTTGCTATTGTCGCTTCTGTTTTAGTATCCTTTATCGGAAACAAAACGTCTAAGGGACAAACAACTCTGAAAGTAGACACACAAGCCAGTAAATTAGTTTGGACTGGTAAGAAATTTACTGGTCAGCATACAGGCAACATTGCATTGACCAGTGGCAATCTGATTGTAACAGATGGTAAGCTAAAAGGTGGAACTTTTGAAATTGATACACGAACAATCACTGTTACCGATATTACAGATAGTGAGCAAAACGCCAAACTGGTAAAACATTTAAAAGGCGATGACTTTTTTGGTGTAGAGAAGTTCCCAAAAGCTACTCTGACAATCACTTCTGCTACCCCAAAAGGAGGAGATGCCTATGACCTTTCCGGAAAGCTAACCATTAAAGGTGTAACTAACACAGTTAACTTCCCAGCTGTTGCGAAGATCGAAAAAGATAAAGCTACAGCAACTGCCAAGATAGTAGTAAACCGAACCAAATACGATATCAAGTATGGCTCTAAGTCTTTCTTCCCCAATATTGGAGATAAGTTTATCTACGACGATTTTGAACTGGATGTAAACATTGTTGCTACCGGACAATCTACTGCTACTGCAAAAGCGAAATAA
- a CDS encoding NAD(P)/FAD-dependent oxidoreductase — MAHYEYDAVVVGSGPNGLAAGIALQQAGLSVLLIEGQKAIGGGLRTSELTLPGFKHDVCSAIHPMAAGSPFFQSLPLTEHGLEYIQPPAAAAHPFDDGTAAILTSSIDKTAELLGKDRLPYLRLIEPLLNDWPKIAADVLGPLQFPIYPIKMAEFGLKALPSASRLSNYFSTEKAKGLWAGMAAHSIQPLSHMTTSAIGLVLMTAGHLYGWPLPKGGSQSIANALASYFVSLGGKIETDQWIHSLKQLPSSRAILFDLTPRQLLKIAGDQFSPLYRWQLNNYKYGMGVFKVDWALDGPVPFKATECKQAGTLHLGNTFQEIALSEKEIWSGKHPKAPFVLLAQQSAFDPSRAPEGKQTLWGYCHVPHGSTVDMTNAIEDQVERFAPGFKDRILARHTMNTIQMESYNPNYIGGDINGGVIDLTQLYTRPALRLSPYKTSAKGIYICSSSTPPGGGVHGMCGYYAAKRALKDIFKTPIMPLKPFLN; from the coding sequence ATGGCACATTATGAATATGATGCAGTAGTAGTAGGCTCAGGTCCCAACGGGCTTGCAGCAGGGATAGCCTTGCAACAGGCAGGACTTTCAGTACTGCTGATAGAAGGACAGAAAGCAATAGGAGGGGGCTTACGTACTTCGGAATTGACGCTGCCAGGATTTAAACACGATGTTTGTTCGGCCATTCATCCTATGGCTGCTGGATCGCCCTTTTTTCAAAGTCTTCCATTAACTGAGCATGGACTGGAGTATATTCAGCCACCTGCAGCAGCGGCGCATCCATTTGATGATGGAACAGCCGCGATTCTAACTTCATCAATTGATAAAACAGCTGAGTTACTGGGAAAGGATCGACTCCCTTACTTACGGTTGATCGAACCTTTGCTCAATGATTGGCCCAAGATCGCAGCAGATGTACTGGGGCCTTTGCAGTTTCCAATATATCCGATTAAAATGGCTGAGTTTGGTCTGAAAGCATTGCCTTCTGCTAGTCGCCTGTCGAACTATTTTTCTACAGAAAAAGCCAAAGGATTATGGGCTGGTATGGCTGCTCACTCGATACAGCCATTGTCTCATATGACAACTTCTGCCATTGGACTGGTCCTGATGACAGCTGGACATTTGTATGGATGGCCTCTACCCAAAGGTGGGTCCCAATCGATTGCCAATGCGCTGGCTTCGTATTTTGTTTCGCTGGGTGGTAAGATAGAAACCGATCAGTGGATACATTCTCTAAAGCAACTCCCTTCCAGTCGGGCCATTCTTTTTGATCTGACCCCCAGACAACTACTTAAAATTGCCGGAGATCAGTTTTCCCCACTGTACCGCTGGCAACTTAACAATTATAAATATGGCATGGGCGTATTTAAAGTAGATTGGGCGTTGGATGGTCCTGTTCCTTTTAAAGCGACAGAGTGCAAACAGGCAGGAACCCTTCATCTGGGGAACACTTTTCAGGAAATAGCCCTATCTGAGAAAGAGATATGGAGCGGCAAACATCCAAAAGCTCCTTTTGTGTTACTAGCTCAACAAAGTGCTTTCGACCCTTCACGTGCACCAGAAGGAAAGCAAACCCTATGGGGCTATTGCCATGTACCTCATGGTTCCACAGTAGATATGACCAATGCAATTGAGGATCAGGTTGAGCGTTTTGCCCCTGGTTTCAAAGACCGTATTCTAGCCCGGCATACTATGAATACGATACAAATGGAATCGTACAATCCAAATTATATAGGTGGAGACATTAATGGTGGAGTGATTGATTTGACTCAATTATATACACGGCCCGCTTTGCGTCTTTCTCCCTATAAAACATCAGCCAAAGGCATTTATATCTGCTCTTCTTCAACGCCTCCTGGTGGAGGCGTACATGGTATGTGTGGATATTATGCGGCCAAAAGAGCTCTGAAAGATATCTTTAAAACACCTATTATGCCTCTAAAGCCTTTTTTGAATTAA
- the soxC gene encoding sulfite dehydrogenase encodes MDDKSSDKSLFSQKIKRRSLLGGAATAAVVFVQTALGKTIQKAIPASVFQSEEDPTKQLGPFPSEIGGRSAFEKPVRKPSDISSRSPLQDFYGTITPSDLHFERHHAGIPTIDPGKHKLLVHGMVEKPLVFTVADLKRFPSISRIAFLECSGNFRTGKETMTPQEICGLTSQSEWTGVKLSTLFREVGVKPGATWFLAEGSDAAVMTRSVPVKKGWDDAIIAYAQNGEALRPEQGYPIRLFLPGWEGNANVKWLRRIELSDQPYMTREETSRYTETIRDGKIRMFSFDMDARSIITFPSYPQHIEKGWLEIRGIAWSGRGKVLYVEVSTDAGKSWHKATLQEPILDKAHTAFRYLWQWKGESTEILSRVTDETGYTQPTLKQLIDARGTDMGGYHLNPVTAWVIKPDGSVVFKPEKLR; translated from the coding sequence ATGGATGACAAATCTTCAGATAAATCACTATTCTCCCAAAAAATCAAACGCCGTTCGCTGCTTGGGGGAGCTGCAACAGCTGCTGTAGTGTTTGTTCAGACTGCCTTAGGAAAAACAATTCAAAAGGCCATTCCGGCATCCGTTTTTCAGTCCGAAGAAGATCCTACTAAACAACTGGGTCCTTTTCCAAGTGAAATAGGTGGACGATCTGCTTTTGAGAAGCCTGTTCGTAAACCATCCGATATTTCGTCCCGATCTCCATTGCAGGATTTCTATGGGACTATTACGCCCTCTGACCTTCACTTTGAAAGACATCATGCTGGTATTCCAACCATCGATCCGGGCAAACACAAACTGCTTGTTCATGGCATGGTAGAGAAGCCGCTTGTCTTCACTGTGGCTGATCTGAAGCGTTTTCCTTCCATATCACGGATTGCTTTTCTGGAATGTTCCGGAAATTTTCGTACCGGAAAAGAAACTATGACTCCACAGGAGATCTGCGGATTAACTAGCCAGAGTGAATGGACAGGCGTAAAGCTTTCAACATTATTCAGAGAAGTGGGTGTAAAGCCCGGAGCGACTTGGTTTCTGGCCGAAGGTTCAGACGCCGCAGTCATGACACGTAGTGTTCCTGTCAAAAAAGGGTGGGATGACGCTATTATTGCCTATGCACAGAATGGGGAGGCCTTGCGACCAGAACAAGGCTACCCCATTCGGTTATTTTTACCAGGTTGGGAAGGCAATGCCAATGTAAAATGGCTGCGCCGGATAGAACTTTCAGATCAACCCTATATGACCCGGGAAGAAACTTCCCGCTACACAGAAACAATTCGGGACGGAAAAATACGTATGTTTAGCTTTGATATGGATGCGCGGTCGATCATCACCTTTCCTTCCTATCCTCAACATATTGAGAAAGGTTGGCTGGAGATCAGAGGGATTGCATGGTCCGGTCGAGGTAAAGTGTTATATGTAGAGGTGAGTACAGATGCCGGAAAGTCATGGCACAAGGCAACTCTTCAGGAACCCATATTGGACAAGGCACATACCGCCTTTCGGTATTTGTGGCAATGGAAAGGAGAGTCAACAGAGATCTTAAGTCGTGTCACAGACGAAACAGGCTATACACAACCTACCCTGAAGCAGTTAATTGATGCCAGAGGTACAGACATGGGTGGATATCACCTGAATCCTGTAACAGCATGGGTTATCAAACCAGATGGAAGTGTGGTATTTAAACCTGAAAAGTTACGGTGA
- a CDS encoding RagB/SusD family nutrient uptake outer membrane protein: MKINHTFRYVLLIAFSLSLNSCKDFLDVQPQSSVSDDQTIVDEASAKTATRGMYRQLASDSYYGSLFQSIGYLSGDNIVWTGSQSIIQDFINHDVKSDNGNIATVWSGIYETINRANHIIAKVPLVTDDSFTEAERNALLGEAYFVRGLCYFDLARTWGGVQIVLTPTVSATDKNGIKRSSLADTYAQVLADLTKAETLLTNTTNRYRATQKTARALLARYYLYQENWAQAEAYADKVIGDTDYELVKPYSAFFSNQAVATKESVFELAYSSTYTNGHRTYWQPPANGGTRQWAPNTTFISLVNDENIGGNRSALIAKTTAGLWYGNMYYRSPATDPAFVIRIAELYLIRSEARAHQDKLAEALDDLNAIRDRAGLSDSPAQTQEEILLAIENERRLEFAFEPHRWFDLVRTHRVEAVLGVTNTNKYVLPIPITEVTVDESLEQNTGY, encoded by the coding sequence ATGAAGATTAACCATACCTTTCGATATGTTCTGCTCATCGCATTCTCTCTATCATTGAATAGTTGCAAGGATTTTCTGGATGTGCAGCCTCAAAGTTCTGTTTCCGATGATCAGACCATTGTAGATGAAGCTTCTGCCAAAACTGCCACACGGGGTATGTACCGTCAACTGGCCAGTGATAGTTATTATGGCTCACTCTTTCAATCTATTGGATACCTGTCTGGTGATAATATTGTTTGGACAGGTTCGCAATCCATTATCCAGGATTTTATTAACCATGATGTGAAATCTGATAATGGAAACATTGCCACTGTGTGGTCCGGAATTTATGAAACCATTAACCGGGCCAATCATATTATTGCTAAAGTACCTCTTGTAACGGATGATTCTTTTACAGAAGCAGAACGAAATGCTTTGTTGGGAGAGGCGTATTTTGTGAGAGGGCTATGCTATTTTGATCTCGCCAGAACCTGGGGTGGTGTACAGATCGTATTAACGCCTACTGTTTCAGCTACAGATAAAAATGGGATCAAACGTAGTTCCCTTGCTGACACCTATGCACAGGTATTGGCTGACCTTACTAAGGCAGAAACACTGCTGACCAATACTACCAACCGTTACCGGGCTACACAAAAGACAGCCAGAGCATTACTGGCACGTTATTATCTCTACCAGGAAAATTGGGCTCAGGCAGAAGCGTATGCTGATAAAGTAATAGGGGATACCGATTACGAATTGGTTAAGCCTTATAGTGCATTTTTCAGCAACCAGGCTGTGGCTACAAAAGAGTCTGTTTTTGAACTAGCTTATAGCTCGACCTATACCAATGGGCATCGTACCTACTGGCAGCCACCTGCCAATGGAGGAACACGTCAATGGGCGCCCAATACTACCTTTATCTCTTTAGTGAATGATGAAAATATAGGAGGAAACCGCAGTGCCCTGATTGCCAAAACCACTGCTGGATTATGGTATGGCAATATGTATTACCGAAGTCCTGCCACAGATCCTGCATTTGTGATTCGTATTGCTGAACTCTATCTAATCCGTTCAGAGGCGCGTGCCCATCAGGATAAATTAGCGGAAGCTCTGGATGATCTGAATGCCATTCGTGATCGGGCAGGTCTTTCGGATAGCCCTGCTCAGACACAGGAGGAAATTCTGCTGGCGATTGAGAACGAACGTCGTCTGGAGTTTGCCTTTGAACCACATCGTTGGTTTGATCTGGTACGTACCCATCGGGTTGAAGCGGTGTTGGGGGTGACTAATACCAATAAATATGTACTCCCTATTCCTATCACGGAAGTTACAGTAGATGAATCCCTGGAGCAGAATACAGGGTATTGA